ACACCGTCCAGATCGGAGAACAGGAGTATATCCTCCACCTGATTCCCGTGGGCATACTGCGGCCGGACAAGACCTGCGTCATCGGCAACGGCACCGTGATCGATCCCGAAGCGCTGATGGAAGAGATCGAGATGCTCGGATCGCACGGAATCGACGTGGAGGGACGGCTGTTCATCAGCCATAACGCCCATCTCATCATGCCGTATCACAAGCTGATCGACCGGGTCGGGGAGGAGCAAAGACAGGAAGAAGAGCGCATCGGCACGACGGGACGCGGTATCGGACCGGCCTATGCGGACAAGGCCGCCCGCAAGGGCATACGCATCGTCGACCTGCACGACCACGACGTGCTTAAGGAGAAGCTGCAGCGAAACATCGAGGAAGCGAACCGAATCCTCGACTCCCTCTACCAGGCCGAGGCACTCGACGCGGACCGGATCATCGACGAATACCTGGCTTTCGCCCGGCAAATTGGTCCATACGTGATCAACACCTCGGAATACCTCAACGACGCCATCGACGACGGCAAGGAGATCCTCTTCGAGGGCAGCCAGGGCACGTTGCTGGACGTGGACCACGGGACCTACCCCTACGTCACGTCCTCCAACACGACCACGGGCGCCGCCTGCATGGGCGCCGGCGTCGGCCCCACGCGCATCGACGAGGTCATCGGCGTGGCCAAGGCCTACACCACCCGGGTGGGCAACGGGCCCTTCCCCACGGAGTTTCCCTCTCGTTGGGGCGACGAGTTCCGGCGCATGGCGGGAGAGTTCGGCGCCACGACGGGCCGCCCGCGGCGTTGCGGCTGGTTCGACGCCATGGTCGTTCGTTACGCCGTCATGGTGAACGGCATCGACAGCCTGGCGCTCGCCCGGCTCGACACGCTGGACAGTCTCCGGACGCTGCGGCTGTGCGTGGGCTACCGGCTGAACGGCGACGTAATCCCCCACCTTCCCAGCGACGCGAACGTCCTCGGCCAGTGCGAACCCGTCTACGAGGAGATGGAGGGTTGGGACTGTCCTACCGGGCACATCCGTAACTGGAGCGATCTTCCCGTTAAAGCCCGTGCCTATATCGAACGGGTTTCGGAACTGGTGAAGACCGACGTGAAGATCGTCTCCGTCGGATCGCACCGGGACGCGACCATATTCCTGTAGGGATTCGCAGGTCTGCCGCGTTTAGAGATTGCGCAGGATTACCGCAATTTGGTTGACCTTCGGGGCGAAACCGCTTATCTTGCTTCGCCTGCGAGGGCGCGTAGCTCAGTTGGCAGAGCAACAGACTTTTAATCTGTGGGTCGAAGGTTCGATTCCTTCCGCGCTCATGGATGCACCGCTAGCTCAATTGGCAGAGCAACTGACTCTTAATCAGTGGGTTCGGGGTTCGATTCCCTGGCGGTGCACTGCCCTCTCCCGGTCGCACCGGTGCCTTCAAACACGGGTGGATTTGACAGGGAAGGGCAAATGTCCTACCTTCTTTGACATGGGGGTGAAAGGATTCGACGGGAGTGGATGCGGTGGGAATCGCGTGCCGAGGTCCCCGATAACCTCGTTAAACCATTGGGAACAAAATTAACTGCAGACGAACCTTCGTATGCAATGGCTGCCTAAGGTAACTTAGCGCAACCCGTTTTTGATCAGCCCCGCCTGCGGGATGGTTAAAAGCGACGATAAAGCAGGCTGGCCGGGCGTCGCGCCTCAGGGCGCCAGGCGAGACTCAACTGAGGCTGGTTCCGGTTAAATCCTGCCTGCTGGAGTTCTCCGGAACGAGACCAAAAAACAGGCTACGCATGTAGACGTTCCCGCTTAGGCACTTCCGGACGGGGGTTCGATTCCCCCCACCTCCATCATTCCATCCTGTTCTGTATCCGGTACACGTAGATAACCTTCAACACGGGCGAGTCGGGTGTTTATATCTCGGACCTCAGCCCGTATTGCGGCCAGCTCGGTCCTGATCTCGTTTCGAAACTCGCTGTTGGCCTGATTGACGAAAGTCAGGATGGTTATTACGGGTATGCCGACGGCGGTTATGACCTGTGCGCCGAAGGCCCAGTTGTCGCGGAACATTTCGCACATCGTTTGACTCCTTCCATATTCGGTACGTTACCTTCGAGCTTGTGCAGGTCCCGCAACGACAACTCTTCGGCGATCCGTTCCTCGGACCATACTTCGACTTTCTTCCGTCGGACCAGGGGCAACTTGTCCAGTAGGTCCGTCAGCGTACTCATCTTCCTCTCCTCCTCTCAGCCTTCAATCTATTCGGATGTAGATCGAATCGGTGATACTTCTAATCCTGTTAGTCAGCGTTACGTTCCGTAATCTCGTGATTTCTTTTTAACCTGACAGGGTCGATCACCGAATGTTCTGCTAGTTCTTGGATCATGTCTGGACTTTAGATTGAAGCCAGGGTACTTTGAGGCCTAATTCATACCTGCTCTTCCGAAGACATGACGATCTGCCATTTCGAAATGCAAGTTGTCGTACACACTTGCCTGAACTGCTCAGTTGCATTCAACCGTGCTTATCCCGGTTATAGACCAACGTCCGGCGTAAGCAAGCACGACCACTGACATCAGTCCGGCCTGCATGATCGAATCAGCACCCACTACCCCAAGGAGCGACATCCCATGTCACCAGAAGAAAAGCCACCAGAATCAAAGCCATCCGAAGAGAAGATCGATCCGCGTGTTTTCGAGCTTTATGACGAATACTGTCACGGCTACATCGACCGGCGCACGTTTCTGAGCCGTGCCGCGGCGATCACGATAGGCGGCGTCTCCGCGCTCTCGATGGCGCAGGCGCTCCTGCCGCGCTACGCCGAGGCCCAGACGATCTCCTTCACCGACCGGCGCATCAAGGGGACGTACGTCGAGTACCCATCGCCCGGCGGCAACTCCGGGACCATGCGGGGATACCTCGTGCAACCCACGGGCGACGGGCCCTTTCCCGCCGTCATCATCTTCCACGAGAACCGGGGGTTGAACCCTTACATCGAGGACGTGGCGCGGCGGGCGGCTGTGGCCGGCTTCCTCGCGCTGGCCCCGGACGGCCTGGCGCCGATCGGCGGCTACCCGGGAAACGATGACGACGGCCGTACCATGCAGCGGAGCCTCGACCGGGAGAAGCTGGACCAGGACATGATCAACAGCGCGCGGTTTCTGAAGGACCATGCCCTTTCAAACGGCCGTCTCGGCGCCACGGGTTTCTGCTGGGGCGGGGGGATGACCAATCGCCTCGCGGTGGCCCTCGGCAGCGACCTGGACGCCGGCGTTCCGTACTACGGCGCCACGGCCGCGAGCGAGGACGTGCCGAAGATCGAGGCGGCCCTCATGATCGTCTACGCGGGGACCGACCGGCGCATCAACGCCATGTGGCCGGAGTACGAGGAGGCGCTCAAAGCGAACGGCGTTACGTATGAAATGCACATGTTCGAGGGTACGCTCCACGGTTTCCACAACAACTCGACGCCTCGGTACAACGAGGCGGCGGCGGCGCAGGCGTGGAACCTTACCGTGGGCTTCTTCCGTAGACACCTCGCGAATTAGGGAGAAGAGGAAGCCCATGAGAGGAAAGCCCATGGATATTGAAAAGATTCGAGACCAGATGCCGGGGTTGCGGTTCGGTACCTACCTGAACACCGGTGGAATCGGCCAGGCGCCGGTCTGTGTAAACAAGGCGATGGTCGAGGGCTATCAGCAGATGCTCAGCGGCAGTGTGGGTCCTGCCGACCTGTATACGAAGGTGGAGCAGGCGGCATCGGAAATGCCGGCCAGGATTGCCGAATTCTTCGGCTCCGATGCCGGGGAAATCGCATTGACCATGAGCACCGGCGAGGGGTACGGCATGGTACTCGGCGGGTTAAGCTGGCAGCCGGGCGACGAGGTGATCATCACCAATGAAGAACACCCGGTACCCTTGCAGGCCGCCGAGGGCCTGGCGGACCGGGTAGGGGCCGTCATCAGGGTGGTCGAGGTCGACCAGGACAAGGACGTTTTCCTGAAACGACTGGAAGACATCATCACCCCGCGGACCCGGCTGTTCTGCTTCAGCCATGTCACGACGGATACCGGGACCCGTTTGCCCGCCCGGAAGGTCTGTGCGCTGGCGCGGTCGCGCGGCGTACTGACCCTCTGGGACGGCTGCCAGGCCGTCGGACAGTTCCCGGTGGACCTGCATGACATGGGCTGCGATTTCTACGCCACCAACTGCTACAAGTGGATGCTCTCGCCGATGGGTACCGGGTTTCTCTATGTTCAAAAAGA
The window above is part of the Gemmatimonadota bacterium genome. Proteins encoded here:
- a CDS encoding adenylosuccinate synthase — its product is MAVRILVGAAWGDEGKGKIVDFLSEQADIVVRFQGGANAGHTVQIGEQEYILHLIPVGILRPDKTCVIGNGTVIDPEALMEEIEMLGSHGIDVEGRLFISHNAHLIMPYHKLIDRVGEEQRQEEERIGTTGRGIGPAYADKAARKGIRIVDLHDHDVLKEKLQRNIEEANRILDSLYQAEALDADRIIDEYLAFARQIGPYVINTSEYLNDAIDDGKEILFEGSQGTLLDVDHGTYPYVTSSNTTTGAACMGAGVGPTRIDEVIGVAKAYTTRVGNGPFPTEFPSRWGDEFRRMAGEFGATTGRPRRCGWFDAMVVRYAVMVNGIDSLALARLDTLDSLRTLRLCVGYRLNGDVIPHLPSDANVLGQCEPVYEEMEGWDCPTGHIRNWSDLPVKARAYIERVSELVKTDVKIVSVGSHRDATIFL
- a CDS encoding dienelactone hydrolase family protein, which codes for MSPEEKPPESKPSEEKIDPRVFELYDEYCHGYIDRRTFLSRAAAITIGGVSALSMAQALLPRYAEAQTISFTDRRIKGTYVEYPSPGGNSGTMRGYLVQPTGDGPFPAVIIFHENRGLNPYIEDVARRAAVAGFLALAPDGLAPIGGYPGNDDDGRTMQRSLDREKLDQDMINSARFLKDHALSNGRLGATGFCWGGGMTNRLAVALGSDLDAGVPYYGATAASEDVPKIEAALMIVYAGTDRRINAMWPEYEEALKANGVTYEMHMFEGTLHGFHNNSTPRYNEAAAAQAWNLTVGFFRRHLAN
- a CDS encoding aminotransferase class V-fold PLP-dependent enzyme, whose product is MRGKPMDIEKIRDQMPGLRFGTYLNTGGIGQAPVCVNKAMVEGYQQMLSGSVGPADLYTKVEQAASEMPARIAEFFGSDAGEIALTMSTGEGYGMVLGGLSWQPGDEVIITNEEHPVPLQAAEGLADRVGAVIRVVEVDQDKDVFLKRLEDIITPRTRLFCFSHVTTDTGTRLPARKVCALARSRGVLTLWDGCQAVGQFPVDLHDMGCDFYATNCYKWMLSPMGTGFLYVQKDAQQVLKPLRRPHTPDGTARQYETGTPSSMLYQGLRASLDFMDGIGGPQAIAEEAGRKAESLRTRFDAIPGVRVISSRRAETQSGIVAFAIEGMEGTEVSEALRNRWQITQRATYINEPTGVRISVAFYTSDGELDTLVEAVTTLAGEVD